A window of the Cystobacter fuscus genome harbors these coding sequences:
- a CDS encoding cytochrome P450, producing the protein MTDSYPLPKDWQHPLDPPPEYKRLRKEAPVCPVRTWDGNTPWLITRYEDVLAALGDPRLSLDSSLPGFPHTSPASAARQSRPLPFPFLPEAEYRAQRAMLVPEFAPRRMEALRPRIQQTVDEVLDAMLAGPRPADLISAFALPVSMRVICDLLGVSREDADRLHVISRTIGSRASSREVAEKALDELDTYFRRLVEENLREPTDTLVGRVVAEHVQPGRLSVPDATAMFHALFYAGHGPSGYMVGMGVLALLLHPDQLDRFRALETPDALSAAVQELLRYVTVSHMGRQRAATEDVTIGGQLIRAGEGVLAQPDSANRDETVFPEPDRLDVHREPYRNFAFGHGIHLCTGRTLAIIELEVTFHTLFRRIPNLRLAAPLEQIRFKKDENLIGAHELPVTW; encoded by the coding sequence ATGACCGATTCCTATCCATTGCCCAAAGACTGGCAGCATCCCCTGGACCCTCCCCCCGAGTACAAGCGACTGAGGAAGGAGGCTCCGGTGTGCCCCGTTCGCACGTGGGACGGCAACACGCCGTGGCTCATCACCCGCTACGAGGACGTCCTCGCGGCGCTGGGTGACCCGAGGCTGAGCCTGGACTCCTCGCTGCCTGGGTTTCCTCACACGTCGCCCGCCTCCGCGGCCCGCCAGAGTCGGCCCCTCCCCTTCCCGTTTCTTCCCGAGGCGGAGTACCGGGCGCAGCGGGCCATGCTCGTACCGGAGTTCGCACCACGACGGATGGAGGCCCTGCGCCCGAGAATCCAGCAGACCGTCGACGAGGTCCTCGACGCGATGCTGGCCGGGCCCCGGCCGGCCGACCTGATCTCCGCCTTCGCGCTTCCCGTATCCATGCGTGTCATCTGCGATCTGCTCGGCGTGTCCCGAGAGGACGCCGACCGCCTGCACGTCATCAGCCGCACGATTGGCTCCCGCGCCTCGTCGCGCGAGGTGGCCGAGAAGGCCCTGGACGAGCTGGATACCTACTTCCGACGGCTGGTGGAGGAGAACCTGCGCGAGCCCACCGACACGCTCGTGGGTCGCGTCGTGGCCGAGCACGTGCAGCCGGGAAGGCTGAGCGTGCCGGACGCCACCGCGATGTTCCACGCGCTGTTCTACGCCGGGCACGGACCGTCCGGGTACATGGTGGGAATGGGCGTGCTGGCCCTGCTGCTCCACCCGGACCAGCTCGACAGGTTCCGCGCCCTGGAGACGCCAGACGCACTCTCCGCCGCCGTCCAGGAACTCCTGCGCTACGTCACCGTCTCTCATATGGGGCGGCAACGCGCCGCCACGGAAGATGTCACCATCGGTGGCCAGCTCATCCGCGCCGGAGAAGGCGTCCTCGCCCAACCGGATTCGGCCAACCGCGATGAGACAGTCTTCCCGGAGCCGGACCGCCTGGACGTCCACCGCGAGCCCTATCGCAATTTCGCCTTTGGCCACGGCATCCACCTCTGCACGGGTCGCACGCTCGCCATCATCGAGCTCGAGGTGACATTCCACACCCTGTTCCGGCGCATCCCGAACCTGCGACTGGCTGCACCCCTGGAGCAGATTCGCTTCAAGAAGGACGAGAACCTGATCGGCGCCCACGAATTGCCGGTCACCTGGTAG
- a CDS encoding condensation domain-containing protein produces MSFAQQRLCFLHRVDPTGAAHSSARCFRVTGPLDTEHLRTTLEALVARHEPLRTVFPLGTHQHVLKQARGDMRVVDVATEAEALRHAEALVSQPFDLEHGPLLRLAVHRVEPETHLLVFFVHLLVADGWSQQVFFEELAIAYQAAVTGAPTTLPELPVQYVDWADWQREQLTEARRAELSRWWRQRLSGIPLVLDLVSPRPALGRGRRMHRVLSAELTSAVHAFASAERQTVFTVLSAACGVVLGRHAGRQQVLLGLAVANRDLPEVERVLGFFVNTVVLQVDLRGNPTFRELLARVSEATAAAYAHKDLPFEQLVADLAPPRDPTRSPVVQVNFAYHPTGTAGVLGLHGCTVTEPRWDLPTAKFELTLRVEDRGDGTCTVWAEFDESLFDASFIDDLLTSYEEVLRAAAPEVPLSSLRPAHTTTEQRLTRIFADVLGVTAVAPHDDFFRLGGHSLQLIDVAARVRTELGRDLGLRELYQNPTAAGAAARLERTGASR; encoded by the coding sequence ATGTCGTTCGCACAGCAGCGCCTGTGCTTCCTGCACCGGGTCGACCCGACGGGAGCCGCGCACAGCTCGGCCCGCTGCTTCCGCGTGACGGGGCCGCTGGACACCGAGCACCTGCGCACAACCCTGGAGGCGCTGGTGGCCCGGCACGAGCCGTTGCGGACCGTCTTCCCACTCGGGACGCACCAGCACGTGTTGAAGCAGGCCCGGGGGGACATGCGGGTGGTGGACGTGGCGACCGAAGCCGAGGCGCTGCGTCACGCCGAAGCCCTGGTGTCCCAGCCGTTCGACCTCGAGCACGGGCCGCTGCTGCGGCTCGCCGTGCACAGGGTGGAGCCGGAGACGCACCTCCTCGTGTTCTTCGTTCACCTGCTGGTGGCCGATGGCTGGTCGCAGCAGGTCTTCTTCGAGGAACTGGCCATCGCCTATCAGGCGGCCGTCACCGGAGCGCCCACGACGCTTCCCGAGCTTCCCGTGCAGTACGTGGACTGGGCGGACTGGCAGCGCGAGCAACTCACCGAAGCGCGGCGCGCGGAGTTGTCGCGTTGGTGGCGGCAGCGACTGTCCGGGATTCCCCTCGTGCTCGACCTGGTCTCGCCCCGCCCCGCGCTGGGACGAGGCCGGCGCATGCACCGGGTTCTCTCCGCCGAGCTCACCTCGGCGGTACATGCCTTCGCGAGCGCCGAGCGGCAGACGGTGTTCACGGTGCTGTCCGCCGCCTGCGGCGTCGTCCTCGGGCGCCACGCGGGCCGGCAACAGGTGTTGCTGGGCCTGGCCGTGGCCAACCGGGACCTGCCCGAGGTCGAGCGAGTGCTCGGCTTCTTCGTCAACACCGTGGTGTTGCAGGTCGACCTGCGCGGCAACCCGACCTTCCGCGAGCTGCTCGCGCGGGTATCCGAGGCCACGGCCGCCGCGTACGCCCACAAGGACCTGCCCTTCGAGCAGCTCGTCGCCGACCTCGCACCCCCGAGAGATCCGACGCGGTCGCCCGTCGTCCAGGTCAACTTCGCCTACCATCCGACCGGTACGGCCGGCGTGCTGGGATTGCATGGCTGCACGGTCACCGAGCCACGGTGGGATCTCCCCACGGCGAAGTTCGAGCTCACCCTTCGCGTCGAGGACCGCGGCGACGGCACGTGTACCGTCTGGGCCGAGTTCGACGAGAGCCTGTTCGACGCTTCCTTCATCGACGACCTGCTGACCTCGTACGAGGAGGTCCTGCGCGCCGCGGCTCCGGAGGTGCCTCTGTCGAGCCTGCGGCCGGCTCACACCACGACCGAACAGCGCCTCACCCGCATCTTCGCCGACGTGCTGGGGGTCACAGCGGTCGCCCCCCACGACGACTTCTTCCGCCTCGGCGGCCATTCCCTACAACTCATCGACGTCGCGGCCCGAGTCCGTACCGAGCTGGGGCGCGACCTTGGGTTGCGAGAGCTGTACCAGAACCCCACCGCGGCGGGAGCCGCCGCTCGGCTCGAGCGAACTGGAGCATCACGATGA
- a CDS encoding non-ribosomal peptide synthetase — MPSTPPPSLVTGTEYERLLTSLRLKSPWALESHTPIAPEAGPNEKRTEASVREGWGAPGPWRSAVDWIDEQAQLHGERIALSDASVDVTYAQLRSRTQALAERLRAHGLGRGEVVALVLDRGPSFIELVLAVWRVGAAYLPLAPAHPPAWRQDIIQRAGARLVAGLSRDSAVPGLPFLDLAEASPAVAPGAEEVVLAPEDLAYIICTSGSTGEPKLVMTEHRGVANLIHAQRDYLGTLGPDARVLQFFHPSFDASLFDILMALPNGGRLETIDESRISGEPLAEVLLNRRITHAVLPATVLRTLQPGRFTDLRTVMSTGDVCLPETARQWGAFHHFVNGYGPTEVTVASTLHSAGPQDSERVSIGRPISNYHAVILDEHLRPVPDGTPGELCLGGEGVGRGYLGRPALTAERFIPDPFSALPGRRLYRSGDMGRVLPDGSLEFLGRHDDQVKVRGARIELGQIESALITLPGVRDAVALIDRTGERLLGYVLPVDGAVLLVDTLLAELRRRLPGYLVPDVLVQVDAWPLTTSGKVDRALLPRPRRSERTDYQPPQSPVEVALAAIAAALLGMERVGRHDNLFELGGHSLFATQLVARVRREMRAHIELSAVLQAPTVAELAARLGERQDAADPGPRVAQAGAALVPSFGQQRVWLMHKLNPDARAYHSQAVLRLAGDLDLPALHASLTDIVRRHDVLRSRFPEVDGELRCELEPPWEVQVPLQDLSAVNAEQLASRVGEAIRDGVQAHFTLAEGRPFRWLLLKLGPQEHVFVHVEHHVVHDGWSFNLFVRELLNGYTDHVRHGQVRRPDLVVQYYDYARWQREWCATEAADAQRRFWRQALEGAETMLQLPRRSAPEGRRFRGVGPRMELDGELSRSIQALADRNHTSLFTTLLAAFFVLLHRYTGSRDLLVGSAVANRRWQDTESVLGMFVNTVVMRGQLHADPSFEEFLARVKRNALDVYDHQELPYEMIFAESPARHQGGLNPLIQAMFNFHDTTVGALDAAPLDVTIVEGLSNGSAKFELSVVVVPRYAEPGHISKLAGDIVHIPRSDTPLRSSPRSSLSGLLLAWEFDSDLFDDFFITGMLSAYQELLHSIVAAPETRVSRLALLDAAAQRALVVAGPRREAPPRWVPDLVDLQAQRAPDALAVTSCQPPMTYRTLTREAERLARHLRKMGIDREALVAVCVPRSEQLVVAQLGVLKAGAAFLPLDPHQPLPYLEGLLREAGARALVTTENLSGWLTELPVIVLDEVTDAPEMTLPSGSPADLAYVIYTSGSTGRPKGVQVEHQSVVALLHESDMLELGPGKTVLAMTSPSFDPSVMEIFGALMSGAALHFLPYGWDVRGLARALTGTSITHAVIPPSVMPQLVAEAPEAFDALERVIIGGDVFSPDVFRALKHRGFTKATNVYGLTETTIMASSHRLEDWRDTGAASVPIGRALSDVHLVVLDEHSQVVPPGVVGELYIGGSGIARGYHGLPELTAERFVADPFGPVPGGRLYRSGDLGRWLPGGVLEFVGRADEQVKIRGFRVELAEVRAGLAAHPGVTDALLVVDRTGLEPRLVGYVVATPDAAVTAQGVRADAAHRLPGHLVPSEVVVLDAWPLNAHGKIDRSLLPAPGKVPDAVFTAPRTEVETRIAELVAELLNVARVGVHESLLALGMHSLQAMRLASRLSRLVGREVGLATILVGPTVAQLAEALTTLPSAPTTIKRLPRA, encoded by the coding sequence TTGCCTTCCACCCCGCCGCCCTCCCTGGTTACAGGAACAGAATACGAGCGTCTGCTCACCAGCCTCCGGCTGAAGAGTCCCTGGGCGCTCGAATCCCACACGCCGATCGCCCCTGAAGCGGGCCCGAACGAAAAGCGAACGGAGGCCTCCGTGCGCGAGGGCTGGGGAGCCCCGGGTCCCTGGCGGTCGGCGGTGGACTGGATTGACGAGCAGGCACAACTGCATGGCGAGCGCATCGCGCTCTCGGACGCCTCCGTCGATGTGACCTACGCACAACTGCGGTCGCGCACGCAGGCCCTGGCTGAAAGGCTCCGGGCACATGGGCTGGGGCGTGGAGAGGTGGTCGCGCTCGTCCTGGATCGAGGCCCCTCCTTCATCGAGCTCGTGCTTGCCGTCTGGCGGGTCGGCGCGGCCTACCTTCCGCTGGCCCCCGCACATCCGCCCGCCTGGCGGCAGGACATCATCCAGCGGGCCGGGGCCAGGCTCGTGGCCGGACTGTCACGTGACAGCGCCGTTCCAGGCCTGCCCTTCCTCGACCTCGCGGAGGCGTCCCCCGCTGTCGCGCCAGGAGCCGAGGAGGTCGTGCTCGCACCGGAAGACCTCGCGTACATCATCTGCACCTCCGGCTCGACCGGTGAGCCCAAGCTCGTCATGACCGAGCATCGTGGCGTCGCCAATCTCATCCACGCCCAGCGCGACTACCTCGGCACGCTGGGGCCGGACGCTCGCGTGCTTCAGTTCTTTCATCCCTCTTTCGATGCGTCCTTGTTCGACATCTTGATGGCGCTCCCCAACGGAGGGCGCCTGGAGACCATCGACGAGTCGCGCATCTCCGGTGAGCCCCTGGCCGAGGTCCTGCTGAATCGCCGTATCACCCATGCGGTGCTTCCCGCGACCGTCCTTCGCACCCTGCAACCCGGCCGGTTCACCGACCTTCGGACGGTCATGAGCACCGGCGACGTCTGCCTTCCGGAGACCGCTCGGCAGTGGGGCGCATTCCACCACTTCGTCAACGGCTACGGCCCGACCGAGGTGACGGTGGCCAGCACGCTCCACTCCGCGGGGCCCCAGGACTCCGAGCGCGTCTCCATCGGCCGGCCAATCTCCAACTACCACGCCGTCATCCTCGACGAGCACCTGCGGCCCGTCCCCGATGGGACTCCCGGAGAGCTGTGCCTGGGGGGTGAGGGCGTCGGACGCGGCTATCTCGGACGCCCCGCGCTCACCGCCGAGCGCTTCATCCCGGATCCCTTCTCCGCCCTTCCAGGACGTCGCCTGTATCGCAGCGGCGACATGGGCAGGGTGCTCCCGGACGGCAGCCTCGAGTTCCTCGGCCGGCACGATGACCAGGTGAAGGTCCGCGGGGCGCGCATTGAACTGGGGCAGATTGAATCAGCGCTCATCACCCTCCCAGGCGTGCGTGACGCGGTCGCCCTCATCGACCGCACGGGAGAGCGTCTCCTGGGCTACGTGCTCCCGGTCGACGGGGCGGTGCTCCTGGTGGACACCCTGCTCGCGGAGCTCCGGCGTCGGCTCCCCGGCTACCTGGTGCCAGATGTATTGGTTCAAGTCGATGCATGGCCCCTGACCACGAGTGGCAAGGTCGACCGGGCCCTTCTGCCACGACCGCGGCGCTCGGAGCGCACCGACTACCAGCCGCCCCAGTCGCCCGTGGAGGTCGCACTGGCGGCAATCGCGGCGGCGCTGCTCGGGATGGAGCGGGTGGGGCGCCACGACAACCTGTTCGAGCTGGGAGGACACTCCCTCTTCGCCACCCAGCTCGTCGCCCGGGTGCGGCGCGAGATGCGGGCGCACATCGAGTTGAGCGCCGTCCTCCAGGCGCCCACGGTCGCGGAGCTCGCCGCGCGGCTGGGTGAACGGCAGGACGCGGCGGACCCGGGCCCTCGGGTGGCTCAGGCCGGGGCCGCGCTCGTTCCCTCCTTCGGGCAGCAGCGGGTGTGGCTGATGCACAAGCTCAACCCAGACGCCCGGGCCTATCACTCCCAGGCGGTCCTCCGTCTCGCGGGCGACCTGGACCTCCCCGCGCTTCACGCCAGCCTCACCGACATCGTCCGCCGCCACGACGTGCTCCGCTCCCGCTTCCCGGAGGTCGACGGAGAGCTGCGCTGCGAGCTGGAGCCGCCCTGGGAAGTACAGGTCCCTCTCCAAGACCTCAGCGCCGTGAACGCGGAGCAACTGGCCTCACGGGTGGGTGAGGCCATTCGCGATGGGGTCCAGGCCCACTTCACCCTCGCCGAGGGCAGGCCGTTCCGCTGGCTCCTCCTCAAGCTCGGCCCCCAGGAGCACGTCTTCGTCCATGTCGAGCACCACGTCGTCCACGACGGCTGGTCCTTCAACCTCTTCGTGCGCGAGCTGCTCAACGGCTACACGGACCACGTTCGCCACGGACAGGTGCGGCGCCCCGACCTCGTCGTCCAGTACTACGACTATGCCCGCTGGCAGCGGGAGTGGTGTGCCACCGAGGCCGCCGACGCCCAACGCCGCTTCTGGCGTCAGGCGCTGGAGGGCGCCGAGACGATGCTCCAGCTCCCACGGCGCTCGGCTCCGGAGGGGAGGCGGTTCCGGGGCGTGGGGCCTCGAATGGAGCTCGACGGCGAGCTCTCGCGGAGCATCCAGGCGCTGGCGGACCGGAATCACACCTCGCTCTTCACCACCCTGCTCGCCGCCTTCTTCGTCCTGCTTCACCGCTACACCGGCTCGCGCGACCTGCTCGTCGGCTCCGCCGTCGCCAACCGCCGCTGGCAGGACACCGAGAGCGTGCTCGGCATGTTCGTCAACACGGTCGTCATGCGCGGCCAACTGCACGCGGACCCTTCCTTCGAGGAGTTCCTGGCGCGGGTGAAGCGCAATGCCCTGGATGTCTATGACCACCAGGAGCTGCCCTACGAGATGATCTTCGCGGAGTCACCCGCGCGTCACCAGGGTGGGCTCAATCCGTTGATCCAGGCCATGTTCAACTTCCACGACACGACGGTGGGCGCTCTCGATGCGGCCCCGCTCGATGTCACCATCGTCGAGGGACTCAGCAACGGCTCGGCCAAGTTCGAGCTGTCCGTCGTCGTGGTGCCCCGCTACGCGGAGCCAGGGCACATCAGCAAGCTGGCCGGGGACATCGTCCACATTCCCCGCTCCGACACGCCGCTGCGCTCCAGCCCCCGCTCGTCCCTGAGCGGCCTCCTGCTCGCCTGGGAGTTCGACTCCGACCTCTTCGACGACTTCTTCATCACCGGCATGCTCTCCGCCTACCAGGAGTTGCTGCACTCCATCGTCGCCGCCCCGGAGACCCGCGTGTCCAGGCTGGCGCTGCTGGACGCGGCGGCCCAGCGAGCCCTTGTCGTCGCGGGGCCCCGGCGGGAGGCTCCCCCGCGATGGGTTCCAGACCTCGTCGACCTCCAGGCCCAGCGCGCGCCCGATGCGCTCGCGGTGACCTCGTGTCAGCCGCCCATGACCTACCGCACGCTCACGCGCGAGGCGGAGCGACTGGCGCGCCACCTTCGAAAGATGGGCATCGACCGCGAGGCCCTGGTCGCGGTGTGCGTGCCCCGCTCCGAGCAGCTCGTCGTGGCACAACTCGGCGTGCTCAAGGCCGGAGCAGCCTTCCTCCCGCTGGACCCCCACCAGCCGCTCCCCTACCTGGAGGGGCTCCTCCGGGAGGCCGGAGCCCGCGCCCTGGTCACCACGGAGAACCTGTCCGGATGGCTCACGGAGCTCCCGGTCATCGTGCTGGATGAAGTCACCGACGCGCCCGAGATGACCCTTCCCTCGGGAAGCCCTGCTGACCTCGCGTACGTCATCTACACCTCCGGTTCGACGGGCAGGCCCAAGGGCGTCCAGGTCGAGCACCAGTCGGTCGTGGCCCTGCTGCACGAATCGGACATGCTCGAGCTGGGGCCGGGCAAGACGGTGTTGGCCATGACGTCGCCTTCCTTCGACCCCTCCGTGATGGAGATCTTCGGGGCGCTGATGAGCGGCGCGGCGCTCCACTTCCTGCCCTATGGATGGGACGTGCGCGGCCTGGCGCGCGCCCTCACCGGCACGTCCATCACCCACGCGGTGATTCCCCCCTCGGTGATGCCCCAGTTGGTGGCCGAAGCGCCCGAAGCCTTCGATGCCCTGGAGCGGGTGATCATCGGAGGGGATGTCTTCTCCCCGGACGTGTTCCGCGCGCTGAAGCACAGGGGCTTCACGAAGGCGACCAACGTCTACGGCCTCACCGAGACGACCATCATGGCCAGCAGCCACCGGCTCGAGGATTGGCGCGACACGGGCGCCGCCAGCGTGCCCATCGGCCGCGCGCTGTCCGACGTCCACCTCGTGGTGCTCGATGAGCACTCGCAGGTGGTGCCGCCGGGCGTGGTCGGGGAGCTCTACATCGGTGGGTCCGGCATCGCGCGAGGCTATCACGGCCTGCCGGAGCTCACCGCCGAGCGGTTCGTGGCGGACCCGTTCGGGCCGGTGCCCGGCGGACGGCTGTACCGCAGCGGGGACCTGGGCCGGTGGCTTCCCGGAGGCGTCCTCGAGTTCGTGGGCCGCGCCGACGAGCAGGTGAAGATTCGCGGCTTCCGCGTGGAGTTGGCCGAGGTGCGGGCTGGACTCGCCGCGCATCCCGGGGTGACCGACGCCCTCCTGGTCGTCGACCGGACGGGACTGGAGCCCCGGCTCGTCGGCTACGTGGTGGCCACACCGGACGCTGCGGTGACAGCGCAAGGCGTGCGAGCGGACGCGGCGCACCGCTTGCCAGGACACCTCGTGCCCTCGGAAGTCGTGGTCCTCGACGCGTGGCCTCTGAACGCCCATGGGAAGATCGACCGGAGCCTCCTGCCAGCGCCCGGCAAGGTCCCCGACGCGGTCTTCACTGCACCGAGAACCGAGGTCGAGACCCGGATCGCGGAGCTGGTCGCGGAGTTGTTGAACGTGGCCCGGGTTGGCGTCCACGAGAGCCTGCTCGCGCTGGGCATGCATTCGTTGCAGGCCATGAGGCTCGCCTCGCGGCTGAGCAGGCTGGTGGGTCGGGAGGTCGGTCTCGCCACGATTCTCGTGGGTCCGACTGTCGCGCAACTGGCCGAAGCGCTCACCACGCTTCCGTCCGCGCCCACCACCATCAAGCGGCTGCCCCGCGCATGA
- a CDS encoding SDR family oxidoreductase — translation MERLNGKVAIITGASAGIGRATAKLFAAEGAKVVVGARRKEELDALVAEIAAAGGEAVALAGDVRSEDYARALVALALQRFDKLDIAFNNAGVLGEGGPSTEVSEKGFSDALAVNLTAAFLGAKHQLGPMVKQGAGSIIFTSTFVGYSFAFPGTAAYSASKSGLIGLTQALAAEYGPRGVRVNAVLPGAVETPMYQAANATPEAKTFVTGLHALKRVGTPEELARTVLFLASDDASFVTGTATLVDGGVSITRT, via the coding sequence ATGGAACGGTTGAACGGGAAGGTCGCAATCATCACGGGCGCGAGCGCGGGCATCGGGCGGGCCACGGCGAAGCTGTTCGCGGCCGAGGGCGCCAAGGTGGTGGTGGGCGCGCGGCGCAAGGAGGAGCTGGACGCGCTGGTGGCGGAGATTGCCGCGGCCGGAGGCGAGGCCGTTGCCCTGGCCGGTGACGTCCGCTCGGAGGACTACGCCCGCGCGCTGGTGGCGCTCGCACTCCAGCGGTTCGACAAGCTGGACATCGCCTTCAACAACGCGGGAGTCCTCGGCGAGGGCGGGCCGAGCACGGAGGTCTCCGAGAAGGGCTTCAGCGACGCGCTGGCGGTGAACCTGACCGCCGCCTTCCTGGGCGCCAAGCACCAGCTCGGGCCGATGGTGAAGCAGGGCGCGGGCTCCATCATCTTCACTTCGACTTTCGTCGGGTACAGCTTCGCCTTCCCCGGCACTGCCGCCTACTCCGCCAGCAAGTCCGGGCTGATTGGCCTGACACAGGCGCTGGCCGCCGAGTACGGACCGCGTGGCGTGCGGGTGAACGCGGTGCTGCCGGGCGCGGTCGAGACGCCGATGTACCAGGCGGCGAACGCCACGCCCGAGGCGAAGACGTTCGTCACCGGGCTGCACGCGCTGAAGCGGGTGGGCACGCCCGAGGAGCTGGCCCGGACGGTGCTGTTCCTGGCCTCCGACGACGCCTCCTTCGTCACGGGCACGGCGACGCTGGTGGACGGCGGCGTGTCGATTACCCGGACGTAA
- a CDS encoding LysR family transcriptional regulator, with protein MDRLRAFEVFTTVVQRGSFTRAADALDTSAANVTRYVNELERHLGTRLLHRTSRHLSLTESGQALHEHVRGILDDVAEAEALASASTVQARGRLRLNAPLSFGILHLAPLWPRFMALHPDVELDVSLSDRVVDLVEEGYDLAIRISRGGAAASQVTRRLSTSRNVVCAAPAYLARAGRPKRLEDLAAHVCIAYSNSSMAEEWPLTDAAGNTRVVRMRSVMQANNGDTVRAAALAGRGLIWQPTFLIGDDLRAGRLVRVLPDHALPDIDILAVYPSRRHLSAKVRLMIDFLAEQFRGTPSWDRT; from the coding sequence ATGGACCGACTGCGTGCCTTCGAGGTCTTCACCACGGTGGTCCAGCGCGGCAGCTTCACCCGCGCGGCGGACGCACTGGACACGTCCGCCGCCAACGTCACCCGCTACGTGAACGAATTGGAGCGCCATCTCGGCACCCGCCTGCTCCACCGCACGTCGCGCCATCTCTCGCTCACGGAGAGCGGTCAGGCTCTTCACGAGCACGTGCGCGGCATCCTCGACGACGTGGCCGAGGCCGAGGCGCTAGCCTCCGCGAGCACCGTCCAGGCGCGCGGCAGGTTGCGGCTCAACGCGCCGCTGAGCTTCGGCATCCTCCACCTCGCGCCGCTCTGGCCCCGCTTCATGGCCCTCCATCCCGACGTGGAGCTGGACGTCTCCCTGTCCGACCGGGTGGTCGACCTCGTCGAGGAGGGCTACGACCTCGCCATCCGCATCTCACGCGGGGGCGCCGCCGCCAGCCAGGTCACTCGCCGGCTCTCCACGTCGCGCAACGTGGTCTGTGCCGCTCCCGCCTACCTGGCGCGCGCGGGCAGGCCCAAGCGCCTGGAGGACCTCGCCGCGCATGTCTGCATCGCGTACAGCAACTCGTCGATGGCGGAGGAGTGGCCGCTCACCGACGCGGCCGGCAATACGCGCGTCGTGCGCATGCGCAGCGTGATGCAAGCCAACAACGGCGACACCGTCCGAGCCGCCGCGCTCGCGGGCCGTGGGCTCATCTGGCAGCCCACGTTCCTGATTGGCGATGACCTGCGTGCCGGACGTCTGGTGCGCGTGCTGCCGGACCATGCGCTCCCGGACATCGACATCCTCGCCGTGTATCCCAGCCGTCGGCATCTCAGCGCCAAGGTCCGCCTGATGATCGACTTCCTCGCCGAGCAGTTCCGGGGCACGCCCTCGTGGGACAGGACGTAA
- a CDS encoding NUDIX domain-containing protein, translating to MPQVYAIVHSEEGRFLMFQKNTHGAFFSRAPVDAPVRLNGAGGPAFPGGRLERKEDVEQGARREFLEETAVSLDTYGASVRTGQPDWRFKAAFFRVSNEELGQLAENINQNLELARQVALEWLRMNP from the coding sequence ATGCCCCAGGTCTATGCCATCGTCCACAGCGAGGAAGGCCGCTTCCTCATGTTCCAGAAGAACACGCATGGAGCGTTTTTCAGTCGCGCGCCGGTCGACGCTCCCGTGCGCCTCAATGGAGCGGGAGGCCCGGCCTTCCCGGGCGGGAGGCTCGAGAGGAAGGAGGACGTCGAGCAGGGTGCCCGCCGGGAGTTCCTGGAGGAGACGGCCGTCAGCCTGGACACCTACGGCGCGAGCGTGCGCACTGGCCAGCCCGACTGGAGGTTTAAAGCGGCCTTCTTCCGCGTGTCCAACGAGGAGCTGGGGCAGCTCGCCGAGAACATCAACCAGAACCTGGAGCTCGCGCGGCAGGTGGCCCTCGAGTGGCTGCGGATGAACCCCTGA